The DNA region GCCCATAATAACAGATACGGCCTTTTTAGTCGAGAGGCTGGCGAGCGATCGCTGCCACCCACACGTCAGTCGCGCCTGCTTCCCGAAGTAAACGAGCGGCTGCTTTTATTGTCGCACCCGTCGTTACAATGTCGTCAACGATCAAAATCGTTTTATTTTCACAGCTGCCCCGCGCCGCAAAAGCAAGTGCGGCCTGTTCTGATCGCTTTCGCTTTGTTTTTCCTGTTTGCACCGAGTGTGTTCGTCGTTCTAAAAGTCGCTCAGGTTTTCGATTGTTCAGCTTGGCAAGCTGCCGGGCAATTAAGTATGTATGGTCATAGCCACGCTGGCGAATATGCGCAGGATTGCTAGGGATAGGGACAACGCTACATGCTTCGGGTAAAATACCAATCCTCTGGAACAGTAGGTCCGCAAGCACCCGGGAGGCCGCTCGTTTCCTTTGGAACTTGTAATCATTGGTGAGAAGAAGGAGCTCATCGGCACGCTCGCCGACATACCAGGCCCTCGAAAAGGGAGGTTGACACTCTTTGCAAACACCTTCACTAGAGCACACGCATCCGCATAGTATACAGGTGCTAAAATCCTCACTTATGATGTTATATTTACAATTATCGCATAAAAGCGCACCCGTTTTTCCGCAAGAATAACAGAGGTGTGGAGCGAGTGTGGAGAGAAGCATATCAATCATTGTGTTTTTTACGTTTTGCACATTCGTTTTATTGATTATACCGTACATGTTAGTTATAATTGAAGGGACTATTTGTCAATAGAGCCTAGAGAAAAAGTGGAGGATATCATGGCACGCAAACAAAATGACGATCTGTTGATCGAAGATGAACTGGCCGCCGCGTTCCTAAATGACGACGAGCTCAGCGAGCAGCAACAAGCGGCCGCTCCAGCAGCAGTAAACGATAACGCGGCATGGGAAGAGTCAGAAGAAGACTTCCCAGGACAACTTGCCGTTGATGTATATGAAACCGACGAGAAACTCATTGTTAAAGCCCGCACCGCAGGTGTTAACAAAGAAGATCTCGACGTCAGTATCAGCGACGGAATTCTTACAATTAGCGGTACGCTCTCAAGCGGAGACGACACTGAAGCGACCAACTGGCATATCCAGGAATGTTACTGGGGTGAATTTAGCCGTACGCTTGCGCTTCCAGTTCCTGTAAAGGAAGACGAGGTTGAAGCAGTTCTTAAAGATGGTGTACTTACCATCAGCTTCACCAAAGTCAAACAAGAACAAGCCAAAAAGATTACTATCCAGTAGTAAGAAAAAGTTTTCCCTATGTAAAAGCACCCCAATTGCGAGGAGAGGGGTGTTTTTATTTTATCGCCTCCCAGCACCTAATAAAATAGCCACTCTTTGTAAGTGGCTATTTTATTAATTTAGCTAGAACCTAGGCGCCTGAACCGCTAGCCGAGAAGCTTGATACGACGAAATTGACCAACGCGTAAGCAAGAATTGATACGACAATACCGATAACAGCGTAGAGAATCGTGTTCTTCGCGCTTGTTACCGCCGCCGAGTCACCATTTGACACGGTGTAGCGGATACCACCGATGATCAGCATGATGACTGAAATCGCACCAATGATAAAGAGGAGCACGTTAGTAATGGTCTTAAAAATACCCTGGTCGCCGAATAGCTCGGCCTGCTGATCTTTACCTTTAGATGAATCTGCGCCATCCTGAAGACCTTTGTCGAATGCCGCATTTGCAGGGGTAGCCTGAAATACTGGGGCAACAAAGCTCACACCAAGCGCAAGTGCTGGTACGATCAATAAGCTTTGCAAACCTTTTTTGATTATACGTTTCATTGTTTATTCCTTTCTTAGGATTACTCTACCTTATGTTATATCAAACAGCCGTCGTTTTGTTAAGGCTTTAACCCTACTTAAATGATGTGACGACAAAGTTAACGATGGCATATGCCAAAATAGCAACGATCAGACCAATGACGGAATAAAGAATGGTATCTTTGGCACCTTTAACTGCGCTTGTATCACCGTTTGAAGTCGCATAACGAATACCACCGATGACGATCATTATAACTGCGATTGCTCCGAGGATGAAGAGAAGGATATTAACAACAGTCTTAAGGTTATCTTCTAGAGAAGTGCCGCCGTTACCACCCACGGCATTAACGCCACCCTGGATTTCGGATGCCGGGTCCGCATAGGTAAGCGATGGCATTAATACGATCGCACTGAGTGCCATAAATACCGTTACTATCGCGAGTTTGATTTTTTTCATAGTACCTCCTTTTTAAGCTCCGATAAATCTTCCTAATACGAAGTTGACAATAGCATACGACATAATTGCAATTACCAATCCGATAACCGAATAAAGAATCGTATCCTTTGCTTCCTTAACCTGGCTAGCATTTCCATTCGAAAGCGTGTAACGGATACCGCCCACGATAATCATAATCACCGCAATGATACCAACCACGAACAAAAGAATATTAATAACAATGGTGATCATGTTCGTGGCGTTGTCGCCCTGAGCCTTACATACGGCAGCATCCGCATTTGAGGCACATTGGTCAAATACGTTTACCGCAGACGCCGAAGGGGTAAAAATAAATAATCCTCCGAGCCCTAGCGCCACCACGAATGCGCTTATAAGTTGTTTCCACTTTTTCATTTAAAACCTCCCCAAGATAAATTGCGTAATAACGAATGCCATAATAATAACAACGAGTCCAACTACGGCATAAATGATCGCCTCACGAGCCCGCTTTGTATGTGATGGATTTGCCGTTGACGTCGTATAAAACAAGCCGGCGATAATAATAGCCAGCACACAAATAATACCCGCCCAGGTATATACCGTGGTTAGCACGGCACTCAGTGTCGCGTTCGGATCTGTCGCAGGGTTTTTAAGCCCAATTTCATCGGGTGTGATCTTATCGATTGCAAAAAGAAGAAATTGATTCATTACACAGCTCCCGCCACAATATTAACGATAGCTATTGAAAATATAGAGATTATCAAACCAATAACCGCGTTAAGAATGGTCTTGCGTGCCTTTACGATATCGTCGGGGCTACCCGTACTCGTAAGATACTTAAAACCACCCGCAATGATATAACCTACGGCGATATATCCGACAAGCTGGAGCATTACCTCAATAATATTAAGACCTATTTTTGCGATAAACGTCGGCAATCCACCCACATCATTTGGATTTTTAATATCACAGCTATCGTTAATGATACCGCGATACCATGCCGGAAAGGTAAGAAGGCGATCGTTACAAGCTGCCATGGCCGGTTGTGGCGCAGCAATAGTAAGTGCTGTGCCCCCAAGACTTGCGGTAAATATAATTGCGGCTATCCAGTTACGAATTATCTTCTTCATATATTCTCCTTATGCAAAAATGCCGCCAGGAATTAGGTAGTTCAGCACCAAATACATCAGGCCATAGGCGATTAACCCAATGACAACATTTCGAATAATCTCGATAGCTTTTTTGGTCTGTTCAGAGCTATCGCCGGCACTTGTGTAGAGGATAGAACCATATACAATACCGCCTACCGCAGCGATTCCTACGCCCGCCGTCATAATATTAAGAACAATGAGCAAAACACCCCACACACCGTTTTCTTTAGCATTTGGCCCCGAGCTCGATTGGGGACAAGAAATGATAGCAGTTTGCGCACCGCCACAACTCTCGGCCAATACAGCAGGTGCAGCAACGCCAGCCCCTACGAACGACGCGACAACGACAGCCAAACCAATGATTTTTTGTTTTATATTCATACCTACCTATAAAATACGATAAAAGCTCTGTAGGCGCAAGCAGAAACCACCGCGATTAACAGTATACTCACACCCTGTGTAAATGCAGTCCATTTGATTGACTTTTTTGCCATAAAGTGGTAGCATTAGCACTGATATGGTGGAATTGCGAAAAGCCTTTCTGCCCGGTAGTATATCGGGACGGAAAATTCTTTTGTTCGCCACAAGTATGCTCGTGGCCGTCTTCGCATTGCTTGGCATTTCTCCCACTGCCTACGCAGCCGACGCTACCTGGCAGGGCAATTCTATAACCTATGCCCAAAAGCAATATATTAAAACCGGAAATGCCGGCAGCAATGACCCTCGCGGTTTTGCCAAAGACACTCAAATATATGCCTACGTGGAGCCCATTGTATCGGGTTCTTCAAACCCAACCCAAAAAGCTCACCTAATCTATTTTGCTCCAGGTACAGACCCTACCAAGGCAACGACGGCATCGTATGTCGTGTACGATTACACGCCGCCAGACAGCTACACCAATCCCTCAGGGGCGACGCAGATCACCCTTGATCCTCAACCGGCAAATGCCAACGAAAACACTACCTCTTGTGCGCTAGAAGGTATTGGCTGGATTGTGTGTCCAGTCACTAAATTTTTGGCCGGGGCCATGGACTGGATGTATGGCATTCTCGCCAGCTTCCTTACCGTGCGTCCAGTACAAACGAGCCAAGATAATTCACT from Candidatus Saccharimonadales bacterium includes:
- a CDS encoding Hsp20/alpha crystallin family protein, which translates into the protein MARKQNDDLLIEDELAAAFLNDDELSEQQQAAAPAAVNDNAAWEESEEDFPGQLAVDVYETDEKLIVKARTAGVNKEDLDVSISDGILTISGTLSSGDDTEATNWHIQECYWGEFSRTLALPVPVKEDEVEAVLKDGVLTISFTKVKQEQAKKITIQ
- a CDS encoding phosphoribosyltransferase family protein — encoded protein: MCSSEGVCKECQPPFSRAWYVGERADELLLLTNDYKFQRKRAASRVLADLLFQRIGILPEACSVVPIPSNPAHIRQRGYDHTYLIARQLAKLNNRKPERLLERRTHSVQTGKTKRKRSEQAALAFAARGSCENKTILIVDDIVTTGATIKAAARLLREAGATDVWVAAIARQPLD